In the genome of Paenibacillus pabuli, one region contains:
- a CDS encoding sensor histidine kinase, giving the protein MFMKMLFIFSLISIVTIITLSYIIFLSVSDATIRRELAIQKAAMESVDRYIHQQYESVQNMVRDMHQNEALSANITYLMNHTYAEYVQHVTNGYYANQDDYSADVLKHFQNIMDRNSDINQVMLYSAERQDLSTFNQHKQFRKLNTNVAHSYIPDVMAMETPNISAPNYWIRKEINQWDPALYAIRVPINNTQTLRNLGQFLVFFDSAGIGNALDSYESNLKGEIVVLSAKGTVLFDSNSNYYGKKYPYINVADSLFDQTDMDSMKKEKNMYVNKFVSADQGYVVVGTVPVDEMAEAYAGTRNTIVSISIICILFAVLVPAFFIINFAKRTRRIIRFTQKVKYGNLTARIDDARDDELGQISHSFNDMLDELNQYIERVYKAEIKQKETELVALQARINPHFLYNTLEVIRMRAISQGAKDVGEMIYSLSVLFKSLVQQKKNYTLKDEMEACRLYLELFRIRYKDIFMYTIQLDPEHNQHPVVKLSLQPIIENYVVHGIQTERSDNQLTIVVEELGDALQVEVRDNGKGIEPERLTEILEELERPEESGKMFGLRSVHTRLRFLYGPEFGITIESTLGEGTLIKVRYPHTEGTVI; this is encoded by the coding sequence ATGTTTATGAAGATGCTGTTCATCTTCTCCTTGATTTCGATTGTAACGATTATTACCTTGTCTTATATCATCTTCCTGTCAGTGTCCGATGCTACGATTCGCCGAGAGCTGGCGATTCAGAAGGCAGCTATGGAGAGTGTCGACCGATATATTCATCAGCAGTATGAATCGGTGCAGAACATGGTAAGGGACATGCATCAGAATGAGGCGCTGTCAGCCAATATTACCTACTTGATGAATCACACGTACGCCGAATATGTACAGCATGTGACGAATGGTTATTATGCGAATCAGGATGATTACTCAGCGGATGTACTGAAACATTTTCAGAACATCATGGATCGCAATTCGGATATCAATCAAGTGATGTTATATAGTGCAGAACGGCAGGATCTGTCCACCTTCAACCAACATAAGCAGTTTAGAAAGCTGAACACCAATGTGGCCCATTCCTATATTCCTGACGTGATGGCGATGGAGACACCAAATATCAGTGCACCAAACTATTGGATCCGCAAAGAAATAAATCAGTGGGACCCTGCGCTGTATGCGATTCGTGTGCCCATCAACAATACACAGACCCTACGAAATTTGGGACAGTTCCTCGTTTTCTTTGACTCTGCGGGCATTGGCAATGCTCTCGACAGTTATGAAAGCAATCTCAAGGGAGAAATTGTGGTGCTGTCAGCCAAAGGTACGGTATTGTTCGATTCCAACAGTAACTATTACGGCAAAAAGTACCCGTATATCAATGTGGCCGATTCGTTGTTTGATCAGACGGATATGGATTCAATGAAGAAGGAAAAGAACATGTATGTGAACAAATTTGTCTCGGCGGATCAAGGATATGTGGTGGTTGGCACGGTTCCAGTGGATGAAATGGCGGAAGCCTATGCAGGTACACGCAATACAATCGTATCAATCAGCATTATATGTATTCTGTTTGCCGTGCTGGTTCCGGCGTTTTTCATTATCAATTTTGCCAAACGCACCCGCAGAATCATTCGTTTCACCCAAAAAGTTAAATATGGGAACCTGACAGCGCGCATCGATGATGCCCGTGATGATGAGCTGGGACAAATCTCGCATAGTTTCAACGACATGCTGGATGAACTTAATCAGTATATTGAACGCGTCTACAAGGCAGAGATTAAACAAAAAGAGACGGAACTGGTCGCACTCCAGGCTCGGATTAATCCTCATTTTCTCTATAACACGCTTGAAGTCATTCGGATGAGGGCCATATCGCAGGGAGCGAAAGATGTCGGCGAGATGATCTATAGTTTATCCGTGTTATTCAAGAGCCTTGTTCAACAGAAGAAAAATTATACGCTGAAGGATGAGATGGAAGCTTGCCGCTTATATCTGGAATTGTTCCGGATTCGTTATAAGGACATCTTCATGTATACGATTCAGTTGGACCCCGAGCATAACCAGCATCCGGTGGTTAAGCTGTCCCTGCAGCCGATTATTGAAAACTATGTGGTGCACGGCATTCAGACTGAACGTTCGGATAATCAATTAACGATCGTTGTGGAAGAACTGGGCGACGCTTTGCAGGTAGAGGTCAGAGATAACGGTAAAGGCATTGAGCCTGAGCGCCTGACTGAAATTTTAGAAGAACTGGAACGTCCGGAAGAGTCGGGTAAAATGTTCGGACTGCGCAGCGTACACACCCGTTTGCGTTTCCTGTATGGACCGGAATTCGGCATCACGATTGAGAGTACACTCGGAGAAGGAACCCTGATCAAGGTACGTTATCCTCATACAGAAGGGACAGTTATTTAA
- a CDS encoding ABC transporter substrate-binding protein gives MSKQRKSFSLVLALLMAVTLVLSACGGSKEASESGEAGEAPVELIWYTIGTPQKDVNKVMEEVSKYTKEKINATVTMKMVDWGDYPQKMQVNVASGEPMDILFTSSGGFDYVQNARKGAFLELDDLLPKYGQDLIKTIDPAFLSGSKVDGHNYGIPANKELPQQEVWRFNKTLLDKYKMDISNIRTLDSLEPLLKTIKENEPSVTPFGMDKNFVPYVPYDYVIQNLPMAIKLDTTDYKIVNILDTPEMKEALKTMSKYYKAGYVSPEAATTGSTNDLTTSGNWFLDRAQTQPLADNQWSASYGYPVISTPASDAIITNTSVQGSIMAISANSEYPEKAMEFLNLLNTDPVLRNMVDSGIEGVHYKKVDDTHMENLAESKNYDMPSYSLGNNMLLYLNNNDPDNKWDEFKKFNAEGVNSPILSFNFDSSKVSSELTAVQNVKEQYWAALMTGTLDPENNLEQVIEKFNQAGLEKVMAEAQTQLDAWRAANK, from the coding sequence ATGAGTAAACAAAGAAAAAGTTTTTCTCTCGTACTTGCATTGTTGATGGCGGTTACACTCGTTCTTAGCGCCTGTGGAGGAAGCAAGGAAGCTTCAGAATCAGGGGAAGCAGGAGAGGCTCCTGTCGAGCTGATCTGGTACACCATCGGTACCCCTCAGAAAGATGTTAATAAAGTGATGGAAGAAGTCAGCAAGTACACGAAAGAAAAAATTAATGCCACAGTAACGATGAAAATGGTTGACTGGGGTGACTATCCGCAAAAGATGCAAGTTAACGTAGCATCCGGCGAGCCAATGGACATCCTGTTCACCTCTTCCGGCGGATTCGATTATGTTCAAAATGCTAGAAAGGGCGCATTCTTAGAGCTTGATGATTTGCTTCCTAAATATGGACAGGACCTTATTAAAACGATTGATCCTGCATTCCTGAGTGGTTCGAAAGTAGACGGACACAATTACGGAATTCCAGCCAACAAAGAGCTGCCTCAACAAGAGGTATGGCGTTTCAACAAAACGCTGCTTGATAAATACAAAATGGACATCTCCAATATCCGTACGTTGGACAGTCTGGAGCCTTTGCTCAAAACGATCAAGGAAAATGAGCCAAGTGTGACTCCATTTGGAATGGATAAAAACTTCGTTCCTTATGTGCCTTATGACTATGTCATTCAGAACTTGCCAATGGCGATCAAACTGGATACGACGGATTACAAGATTGTGAACATTCTGGATACTCCGGAAATGAAAGAAGCTCTCAAAACGATGAGCAAATACTACAAAGCTGGTTATGTATCACCAGAGGCAGCAACAACAGGCTCCACCAATGACCTGACCACATCAGGCAACTGGTTCCTGGATCGTGCTCAGACACAACCGCTCGCGGACAACCAGTGGTCAGCAAGCTACGGATACCCGGTCATTTCCACACCAGCTAGTGATGCGATCATCACCAATACGTCTGTACAAGGTTCGATCATGGCTATCTCAGCCAACTCCGAGTATCCGGAGAAAGCAATGGAGTTCCTGAACCTGCTGAACACAGATCCAGTGCTGCGCAATATGGTTGATTCCGGTATTGAGGGCGTTCACTACAAAAAAGTGGATGACACGCACATGGAAAATCTGGCTGAATCCAAGAACTACGATATGCCTTCTTACTCCCTCGGTAACAACATGTTGTTGTATCTGAACAACAATGACCCGGATAACAAATGGGATGAGTTCAAGAAATTTAATGCAGAGGGTGTAAATTCCCCAATTCTGAGCTTTAACTTTGACTCAAGCAAAGTGTCGTCGGAACTGACAGCAGTGCAGAATGTCAAAGAGCAATACTGGGCTGCATTGATGACAGGTACGCTGGACCCGGAGAACAATTTGGAGCAAGTGATTGAAAAGTTCAATCAAGCCGGACTTGAAAAAGTGATGGCTGAAGCCCAAACCCAGCTTGATGCCTGGAGAGCGGCAAATAAGTAA
- a CDS encoding response regulator transcription factor: protein MYKVFIVDDEPFIIEGLYDILDWSSFDMEIVSHAGNGQAALNALSAQPVDILITDISMPFMNGLDLIREARQLQPDIKVIILSGFNEFEYLKEGMQLGIENYLLKPINVEELESTLRNTASKLDHALSPQTDDAYGVQILKDNILHRWLTGQIAATEFEERAQFLNLSLDAPDVAVAILRTKGEVTGMFERVEGMLKEKSYVNVFHDIDGDIVMVANVHAGEDEKEKFMECLQAISAALCETHPAVLIGAGSLMRGLHHAPTSYQEAKKALQYVMIYPDLKVIDHAILEKGGSSASSFSIDWKEYAKLILSRNAELLAERIRADFEQHRDGVTPAELQNIALEVVIRFKMELEGIKHSDESAIYQRGLRLVLDSGTFDELVQALQQVGTETIQSLLQDLKNPIVNQVLQHIDKHYAEELSLKLLGAHYHLHPVYLGQLFHKETGETFAEYINKYRIERAKEQLRNSNLKVHEIARNVGYWETGYFYKQFRKYVGISPTDFKVFG, encoded by the coding sequence ATGTACAAGGTATTTATTGTGGATGATGAACCGTTCATCATTGAAGGATTGTACGATATTTTGGATTGGTCGTCGTTTGATATGGAAATTGTAAGCCATGCCGGCAATGGACAGGCCGCATTAAACGCCTTGTCTGCGCAGCCTGTGGACATACTGATCACGGATATATCCATGCCATTCATGAATGGTCTGGATCTGATTCGGGAAGCAAGGCAATTGCAGCCTGACATCAAGGTGATTATTCTAAGTGGTTTTAATGAGTTTGAATATTTGAAAGAGGGCATGCAGCTGGGCATCGAAAATTACCTTCTCAAACCAATCAATGTGGAAGAACTGGAATCGACGCTTCGCAATACGGCTTCCAAGCTGGATCATGCGTTGTCTCCTCAAACGGATGATGCGTATGGTGTTCAGATTCTGAAAGACAACATCCTTCATCGATGGCTGACAGGACAAATCGCGGCTACGGAATTCGAGGAACGTGCACAGTTCTTGAATCTTTCGCTGGATGCACCTGATGTTGCAGTAGCTATACTGCGCACTAAAGGGGAAGTAACCGGCATGTTTGAGCGAGTGGAGGGTATGCTCAAGGAAAAGTCCTATGTGAACGTATTTCATGACATCGATGGAGATATCGTCATGGTTGCCAATGTGCATGCAGGCGAGGATGAGAAAGAGAAGTTTATGGAGTGCCTTCAGGCAATATCCGCTGCGCTGTGTGAAACACATCCTGCTGTTCTGATTGGAGCAGGAAGTCTGATGCGTGGACTTCACCATGCGCCGACAAGCTATCAAGAGGCGAAAAAGGCGCTCCAGTATGTGATGATCTATCCCGACCTTAAAGTGATTGATCATGCCATATTGGAGAAGGGTGGAAGCTCTGCTTCTTCCTTCTCGATCGATTGGAAGGAGTACGCGAAGCTCATTCTATCCCGTAATGCAGAGTTGCTTGCGGAGCGAATTCGGGCCGATTTTGAACAGCACCGCGACGGGGTTACTCCGGCTGAGTTGCAGAACATCGCATTGGAAGTGGTCATTCGCTTTAAGATGGAATTGGAGGGCATCAAACATTCGGATGAATCGGCTATTTACCAACGTGGCCTTCGCCTTGTATTGGACAGCGGAACCTTTGATGAGCTCGTGCAGGCGTTGCAGCAGGTTGGTACGGAGACGATTCAGTCCCTGCTTCAGGATTTAAAGAATCCAATTGTTAACCAGGTACTTCAACATATTGACAAACATTACGCAGAAGAACTTTCCCTGAAGCTGCTAGGTGCCCACTATCATCTTCATCCGGTATATTTGGGACAACTGTTCCATAAGGAGACGGGGGAGACTTTTGCCGAATATATCAATAAATACCGGATTGAACGTGCCAAGGAACAGCTGCGCAATTCGAATCTGAAAGTGCATGAGATCGCAAGGAATGTAGGGTACTGGGAGACCGGATATTTCTATAAACAGTTCCGCAAGTATGTGGGAATTTCACCAACCGATTTTAAGGTTTTTGGATAA